The DNA region AACACCAGAAAATATTTTTTGGCCATTGATCTGGGGCGTGAGGATTTCACTTTGGCCCTGGCGGATTTAAAAGGTAGCATCATCGCCAAACACAATGAAACCTTTGATCGCACTAAAAACCTTCGGAACCGGCTTTCCGAAATCCGATCGAAGATCGAACACCTTCTCACCCAGTCGAATTTGAAGCATCAGGATCTCTTGCGCGTCATCTGCATTGCGGCCGGCGTCTACGTGGAAAAAGAAAGGGAGTTAAAATGGTTTCCCGATAACGCTCAGTATGAGAACCTGGACATCAAGAACTATTTCGAGCAGGAACTGCAAACGCCGGTTGCCATCAACCATTCCACCAAGCTGTCCCTGCTCGGAGAAAAGGTTTCCGGGAAGGCGAAAAAGTACCAGAATGTGATCTATATCGATCTCGCCTATGGCCTGGGGTGTTCGTTGCTGATCAACGGTTCGATTTATTTCGGACCGAATAACGCAGCGGGGGAAATCGCTTATTGCTATACCAGCCTCGAAGAATTTCAGGTAGAGCAAATCGCCCCTTATGCTTTCGGAGCCCTGGAAAAGACAATCTCCGGATATGCTTTACAAAATAAGGGCCTATCGGCGATCCGGGCCGGGCGGGGAAAGAGGCTGCTCGATTTGGCTGGCGGTGATCCTCAAAGGGTGACCGGACGCATCGTCTTTCAGGCCTCTATC from Atribacteraceae bacterium includes:
- a CDS encoding ROK family transcriptional regulator gives rise to the protein MDSISRKSQSDVKRSNLKLVLNTIIKHEPLSRMDVVRRTSISKPTVSNLIEELLRRKLVVEIGRGRSSGGRRPILLKLHNTRKYFLAIDLGREDFTLALADLKGSIIAKHNETFDRTKNLRNRLSEIRSKIEHLLTQSNLKHQDLLRVICIAAGVYVEKERELKWFPDNAQYENLDIKNYFEQELQTPVAINHSTKLSLLGEKVSGKAKKYQNVIYIDLAYGLGCSLLINGSIYFGPNNAAGEIAYCYTSLEEFQVEQIAPYAFGALEKTISGYALQNKGLSAIRAGRGKRLLDLAGGDPQRVTGRIVFQASIQGDPTARNILTTSFRSFNLALANIINLINPEIVIFGGGLSLAEDYLLDLIVPEIAGKVLFMPRLEISELKKDAGIIGGIHWLIEQTDYLEIG